From a region of the Alphaproteobacteria bacterium genome:
- a CDS encoding DUF1467 family protein, with product MTITSGIVLFVIIWWVAIFAVLPWGVKHPTVQEKGMMPGTPVQPDMKKVVLRTTILTCILWLFVYALVQSDIISFSRMAKEWAD from the coding sequence ATGACCATAACCAGCGGTATTGTTCTGTTCGTGATTATCTGGTGGGTTGCTATTTTTGCGGTGCTGCCATGGGGTGTAAAGCATCCAACTGTTCAGGAAAAAGGGATGATGCCCGGCACGCCAGTGCAGCCGGATATGAAAAAGGTTGTGTTGCGCACCACCATACTGACCTGCATTTTATGGCTTTTCGTCTATGCGTTGGTGCAGTCGGATATCATTTCCTTCTCGCGCATGGCCAAAGAATGGGCCGATTAA
- a CDS encoding type III pantothenate kinase: MLLCIDAGNTNVVFAAFDGQTLKGAWRSATDGKRTKDEYSAFLSHWLKEAGIKPSDFKAAIIASVVPDLDFTLKTLCRQFFNCEPLIIGQSTMDLGIKALLPRPQEVGADRLVNAVAACHVYGPPLIIIDFGTATTFDVVDSEGYRGGAIAPGINLSLQALHMAAAKLPRVNVDRPQHVIGTTTIDAMQSGVYWGYIGLIEGMVARLRSEYEKINKTAMTVIATGGLSPLFQTGTAIIQHVDMDLTLTGLRLIYEKNKK; the protein is encoded by the coding sequence ATGCTACTGTGTATCGATGCTGGAAATACCAATGTTGTGTTTGCTGCCTTTGACGGGCAAACGCTTAAAGGCGCGTGGCGCAGCGCAACCGACGGGAAGCGCACCAAGGATGAATACAGCGCATTCTTATCCCATTGGCTAAAAGAAGCAGGCATTAAGCCATCTGATTTCAAAGCCGCCATTATCGCATCGGTTGTCCCGGATTTGGATTTCACACTCAAAACCCTGTGCCGCCAGTTCTTTAACTGCGAACCATTAATTATCGGCCAGAGTACGATGGATTTGGGGATTAAGGCATTGTTGCCGCGCCCACAGGAAGTTGGCGCTGACCGCTTGGTAAATGCGGTCGCGGCCTGCCATGTTTATGGCCCACCACTTATTATCATCGATTTTGGCACAGCGACGACGTTTGATGTGGTCGATAGCGAAGGGTACAGAGGCGGCGCAATCGCTCCCGGCATCAATTTATCGCTGCAAGCGTTGCATATGGCGGCTGCCAAGCTGCCGCGCGTGAATGTGGACAGGCCACAGCATGTCATCGGCACAACCACAATTGATGCGATGCAGTCCGGCGTTTACTGGGGGTATATCGGCCTCATAGAAGGCATGGTTGCGCGGCTACGCAGCGAATATGAAAAGATAAATAAAACCGCAATGACCGTGATTGCTACTGGCGGGCTTTCACCGTTGTTCCAGACAGGGACAGCCATCATCCAACACGTGGATATGGATTTAACGCTAACGGGCCTGCGCCTGATTTATGAAAAGAATAAGAAATGA
- a CDS encoding biotin--[acetyl-CoA-carboxylase] ligase, protein MDLPPGYTYIPLEKVGSTNQEAARFLNEGAAFDRSVITAKEQGAGRGRGSRVWDSPLGNLYATLVLKPDRPQIEWGQLCFVLSLAIAEALKSILSNKSQVQVKWPNDVLVNAKKISGILLEAHQTPSGQNVMLVGFGVNCRTHPEGALFPATDLILEGAKQQDATPESVLALILQQFEPLYQNWLALGLKNIRPEWLNLAKNLDETISIRVSEFLPDGGKITGTFIGVDEESGALLLKENDGLVHRITHGDVFFPEKSKSE, encoded by the coding sequence ATGGACCTGCCACCAGGTTACACCTATATCCCGCTTGAAAAAGTCGGAAGTACCAACCAAGAGGCTGCGCGCTTTTTAAATGAAGGTGCTGCCTTTGATCGCAGCGTAATTACCGCTAAAGAACAAGGTGCAGGGCGCGGGCGCGGCAGTCGCGTTTGGGATTCCCCGCTGGGTAATTTGTATGCCACGCTGGTATTGAAACCCGACCGCCCTCAAATCGAATGGGGGCAGTTGTGTTTTGTATTGTCGTTGGCGATTGCCGAAGCGCTTAAAAGCATTCTTTCCAACAAAAGCCAAGTGCAGGTCAAATGGCCTAATGATGTGCTGGTGAATGCCAAAAAGATTTCTGGAATTTTACTGGAAGCCCATCAAACCCCATCAGGTCAAAACGTGATGCTGGTGGGCTTTGGCGTGAATTGCCGCACCCACCCCGAAGGCGCACTTTTTCCGGCAACTGACCTCATTCTTGAAGGCGCCAAGCAGCAGGATGCAACCCCTGAAAGTGTTCTAGCCCTTATTTTGCAGCAATTTGAGCCGCTTTATCAAAATTGGCTGGCTTTGGGGCTTAAAAACATTCGCCCTGAATGGCTAAATCTTGCTAAAAACTTGGATGAAACCATTTCTATCCGTGTGTCGGAGTTTTTGCCGGATGGCGGTAAAATTACCGGCACATTTATAGGCGTGGATGAAGAAAGCGGCGCGTTGCTGCTGAAGGAAAATGATGGCCTTGTCCATCGCATCACCCATGGCGATGTGTTTTTTCCTGAAAAAAGTAAGAGTGAATAA
- a CDS encoding lipoprotein-releasing ABC transporter permease subunit: MFSTFERTVAWRYLRAKRREGFISVISWFSLLGIALGVATLIIVMAVMNGFRAELFSRILGLNGHLNIYAQRGFLYPEPMFTDALAKIPGVKGITPLVEGQVLTSSKEAATGAVVRGIKPADIKVKPVLSKKVVQGSLDAFQGDGVAIGVRMAQRLGVKVGGKITLVSPRGMQTAFGTVPRIQAFPIAAIYDVGMFEFDNNFVFMPIETAQNFFGMGQGNTAGITMLEMMVADPNKMNDVYDAVIKTADDTSKQPLRLLSWRDVHASFVNALQVERNVMFLILTLIILVAAFNIISGMIMLVKDKGRDIAILRTMGATRGSVMRIFFLSGASIGVVGTLAGVALGVGFSLNIENIRQALQSLTGTELFSPEIYFLSQLPAKLDMGEVVQVVIMALGLSFLATLYPSWRAARLDPVEALRYE; encoded by the coding sequence ATGTTCAGTACCTTCGAGCGCACAGTTGCATGGCGGTATTTGCGCGCAAAACGCCGCGAAGGCTTTATTTCCGTGATCAGCTGGTTCTCGCTGCTTGGTATTGCGCTGGGCGTTGCAACGCTGATTATTGTCATGGCGGTGATGAACGGCTTTCGCGCCGAACTCTTCTCCCGCATTCTTGGGCTGAATGGCCATTTGAATATTTATGCTCAACGTGGCTTTCTGTATCCTGAGCCAATGTTTACTGATGCGCTGGCAAAAATCCCCGGCGTAAAGGGCATCACCCCCTTGGTGGAGGGGCAAGTACTGACCTCCAGCAAGGAAGCTGCAACCGGCGCAGTTGTGCGCGGCATTAAGCCAGCAGACATCAAGGTGAAGCCCGTGCTTTCCAAAAAAGTGGTGCAGGGCAGTCTGGATGCGTTCCAAGGAGATGGTGTTGCCATCGGCGTTCGTATGGCCCAGCGCTTGGGAGTAAAGGTAGGCGGCAAAATCACGCTAGTCTCTCCGCGTGGTATGCAAACGGCATTTGGCACCGTTCCGCGTATTCAGGCATTCCCGATTGCCGCGATTTACGATGTAGGCATGTTTGAATTTGATAATAACTTTGTCTTCATGCCCATTGAAACCGCGCAGAATTTCTTTGGCATGGGCCAAGGTAATACAGCGGGGATTACCATGCTGGAAATGATGGTCGCTGACCCAAATAAAATGAATGATGTTTATGATGCCGTGATTAAAACTGCGGATGACACATCTAAACAGCCGCTGCGTTTGCTAAGTTGGCGCGATGTGCATGCCAGCTTCGTGAATGCATTACAGGTAGAGCGAAATGTGATGTTCCTAATTCTCACGCTCATCATTTTGGTCGCAGCCTTTAATATCATTTCCGGCATGATTATGCTGGTGAAGGATAAGGGGCGCGACATCGCCATTCTGCGCACCATGGGTGCAACACGCGGTTCAGTGATGCGTATATTCTTTCTTTCCGGCGCATCAATTGGCGTGGTTGGCACGTTGGCGGGCGTTGCGCTTGGTGTTGGGTTTAGCCTGAATATTGAAAACATCCGCCAAGCGCTGCAAAGCCTGACCGGAACGGAACTTTTCTCACCTGAAATCTACTTCCTTTCCCAGCTTCCTGCCAAATTGGATATGGGCGAGGTGGTGCAGGTGGTCATTATGGCGCTGGGACTTTCATTCCTTGCCACGCTATACCCCTCATGGCGCGCTGCGCGTCTCGATCCGGTGGAGGCGTTACGTTATGAGTAA
- a CDS encoding ABC transporter ATP-binding protein, with protein MNNEVLITRDLRKSFRSGENRLDVLRGVSVTLKPGEMVALVGPSGSGKSTLLQIIGLLDKADSGELIIASEKVIANSDEQRTALRSKRIGFVYQFHHLLPEFSALENVSLPQMIAGRSPTVAAERSKELLTKVGLEHRLSHRPAELSGGEQQRVAIARALANKPRLLIADEPTGNLDAANATMVFNVLREVCVNEQVAILMATHNLELAQLLNRVIEMKDGIAV; from the coding sequence ATGAATAATGAAGTGCTTATCACCCGCGATTTGCGCAAAAGCTTCCGCAGCGGTGAAAACCGGCTGGATGTCTTGCGCGGTGTAAGCGTAACGCTCAAACCCGGTGAAATGGTTGCGCTGGTGGGGCCTTCGGGGTCTGGGAAATCAACTTTGTTGCAAATCATCGGTCTGCTGGATAAAGCAGATTCAGGAGAGCTGATTATTGCTAGTGAAAAGGTTATTGCGAATAGTGATGAGCAACGCACGGCGCTTCGTTCCAAACGCATAGGTTTTGTCTATCAATTCCACCATCTGTTGCCAGAATTCTCGGCGCTTGAAAATGTATCCTTGCCGCAGATGATTGCAGGCCGTTCCCCAACGGTTGCCGCCGAACGGTCAAAAGAATTATTAACAAAAGTAGGGCTGGAGCACCGACTCAGCCACCGCCCCGCAGAGCTATCCGGCGGCGAGCAGCAACGCGTTGCGATTGCGCGTGCACTTGCGAATAAGCCGCGATTGCTGATTGCCGATGAACCAACTGGCAATCTCGATGCCGCTAATGCGACTATGGTTTTTAACGTATTAAGGGAAGTATGCGTTAACGAACAGGTCGCGATTCTGATGGCGACACACAATCTTGAATTGGCGCAACTATTAAACCGTGTTATTGAAATGAAAGACGGCATAGCCGTTTAG
- a CDS encoding NADH-quinone oxidoreductase subunit M, translating to MEQLLQLPLLTIVNFLPLVGVAVLMMLPGHGAGTDNTAKHIAFWTSIATFVVSAFILFHFNGNSAGLQFVEEADWMTLGTVKVLYKKGIDGLSVWFVVASAFLMPLCFLAAWDSVKERVREFLIALLVLETMMIGMFTALDFILFYVFFEGVLLPMFLIVGVWGGSGRVHAAYKFFIYTLLGSVLMLVAVMAMCIHMHTTDMTAMFNAHFPKEWQTWLWFAFFASFAVKTPMWPVHTWLPYAHVEAPTTGSVILAGILLKMGGYGFIRVSMQMLPAASHEFTNFMFILSGMAIVYTSLVALVQGDLKKLIAYSSVAHMGYVTMGAFTGTQQGMEGSVMVMLSHTIVSSALFLCVGVLYDRLHTREIARYGGVVNNMPHFALFAMLFTMASIGFPATSGFVGELLAMQGAFLVNTWMAAVAGLGVILGAAYMLWLYRRVFFGPLNKPDVAEMKDLTWKEYAVFTPLAILTLWMGIQPGVFKDITAPALKAIVVSYQQHAPVTSQALPVEEPSPLPTKKPAKRPATQDEH from the coding sequence ATGGAACAGCTTTTACAACTTCCATTACTGACTATTGTGAACTTCCTGCCGCTGGTTGGCGTTGCAGTGCTGATGATGTTGCCGGGACACGGTGCGGGCACCGATAATACGGCCAAGCACATTGCATTCTGGACCAGTATTGCAACCTTTGTTGTCAGTGCATTCATTCTGTTCCATTTCAATGGTAATTCAGCCGGTCTGCAATTCGTTGAGGAAGCAGATTGGATGACGCTGGGCACGGTAAAGGTCCTTTATAAAAAAGGTATAGACGGATTGTCGGTATGGTTTGTGGTCGCATCTGCATTCTTGATGCCGCTGTGTTTCCTTGCCGCATGGGATAGCGTGAAAGAACGTGTGCGCGAATTCCTGATCGCCCTTTTGGTTCTTGAAACGATGATGATCGGCATGTTCACTGCCCTCGACTTCATCTTATTCTACGTGTTCTTTGAAGGCGTATTGCTCCCTATGTTCCTCATTGTGGGCGTATGGGGCGGTTCTGGCCGCGTACATGCCGCATATAAGTTCTTTATCTATACGCTGCTGGGTTCGGTGCTGATGCTGGTTGCGGTGATGGCGATGTGCATCCATATGCACACAACCGACATGACCGCCATGTTCAATGCCCATTTTCCAAAAGAATGGCAGACATGGCTATGGTTCGCGTTCTTCGCATCCTTTGCGGTTAAAACACCAATGTGGCCGGTTCATACATGGTTGCCTTATGCCCACGTGGAAGCGCCAACAACAGGTTCGGTTATTCTGGCGGGTATTTTGTTGAAAATGGGTGGCTATGGCTTCATCCGTGTCTCGATGCAAATGCTGCCTGCGGCAAGTCATGAATTTACGAATTTCATGTTTATTCTGTCCGGTATGGCGATTGTTTATACATCACTCGTTGCGCTGGTGCAGGGTGATTTGAAAAAACTGATTGCCTATTCATCTGTCGCGCATATGGGGTATGTAACCATGGGTGCCTTCACCGGCACCCAGCAAGGCATGGAAGGCAGTGTAATGGTGATGCTATCCCACACCATTGTGTCGTCGGCATTATTCCTGTGCGTGGGTGTGCTCTATGACCGTTTGCATACGCGCGAAATCGCGCGCTATGGCGGCGTTGTAAATAACATGCCGCATTTTGCGTTGTTTGCCATGCTGTTCACCATGGCATCCATCGGTTTTCCGGCAACCAGCGGCTTTGTTGGCGAATTGCTGGCGATGCAGGGCGCTTTCCTTGTGAATACATGGATGGCGGCTGTGGCTGGCCTTGGCGTCATTCTTGGCGCGGCCTACATGCTGTGGTTATACCGCCGCGTGTTCTTTGGCCCATTGAACAAGCCTGATGTAGCAGAGATGAAGGATTTAACATGGAAAGAATATGCGGTGTTTACCCCGCTTGCCATTCTAACCTTGTGGATGGGAATTCAACCCGGCGTATTTAAAGATATCACCGCGCCGGCTTTGAAAGCGATTGTGGTCAGTTACCAGCAACACGCACCCGTAACATCGCAGGCTTTGCCAGTCGAGGAACCTTCGCCGCTGCCAACCAAAAAACCCGCCAAACGTCCCGCCACTCAGGATGAGCATTAA
- a CDS encoding ribonuclease J, whose product MSKPNKDLYRPGDDALYFLPLGGAGEIGMNLSLYGTQGKWLMVDLGVTFADETMPGIDVIMPDPTFIAERKNDLVGLVLTHGHEDHLGAIEYLWPQLECPVYATPFTAALLRAKLKERDLQHKIRIIEVPLSGTVKLGPFEMQWVNITHSIPESNCIIIKTKHGNVLHTGDWKFDPTPLVGNPTDVETLKGLGSKNTLAIVMDSTNAMVPGHSGSEKDVREEFRKIFKNYHNRIVVTCFSSNVARLLSVFYAARENGRETALVGRSLWRMEQAARDTGYIPNEVRFLNEEEAGYVPRDKVVYICTGSQGEFRAALTKLATDSHQELTLEEGDVVMYSSREIPGNEKAIAKVQNALARQGIQVVTDKDYPIHVSGHPCQDELTQMYQWVRPHIALPVHGEMRHQMENARIAKLCQVPHTLIPANGQIIRLSAADAPEKVGEVQSGRWVLDGIKVRPLSDSAFKDRTKMMWNGMAVVTLVVDEKGKLLVDPQITIKGFGVDDSARSEQDKNIARASVIEAFETMPKSQRIDDVAVQHAVKHAVRRAMNERYGKKPVTEVHVMRV is encoded by the coding sequence ATGAGTAAACCGAATAAAGACCTTTATCGTCCAGGCGATGATGCCTTGTATTTTTTACCATTGGGCGGTGCTGGCGAAATTGGCATGAACCTTTCGCTGTATGGTACGCAAGGCAAATGGCTGATGGTCGATTTAGGTGTGACCTTTGCCGATGAAACCATGCCCGGCATAGACGTCATTATGCCTGACCCTACCTTTATTGCCGAGCGCAAGAATGATTTGGTGGGTTTGGTGCTTACCCATGGGCATGAAGACCATCTGGGTGCGATTGAATATCTTTGGCCGCAGCTGGAATGTCCCGTTTATGCAACGCCATTCACGGCGGCATTGCTGCGCGCAAAGCTGAAGGAACGCGACTTACAGCATAAAATCAGAATTATCGAAGTGCCGTTATCGGGCACGGTAAAGCTTGGCCCGTTTGAAATGCAATGGGTCAATATTACGCATTCCATTCCTGAATCCAACTGCATCATCATCAAAACCAAACATGGGAATGTGTTGCATACGGGTGATTGGAAGTTTGATCCAACACCGCTTGTCGGTAACCCAACTGATGTTGAAACGCTAAAAGGGCTTGGCAGCAAAAATACACTGGCGATTGTGATGGATTCAACCAACGCTATGGTGCCGGGGCATTCGGGTTCGGAAAAAGATGTGCGTGAAGAATTCCGCAAGATCTTTAAGAATTATCATAACCGTATCGTGGTGACGTGCTTTTCAAGTAATGTGGCGCGGCTGTTGTCGGTGTTTTATGCGGCGCGTGAAAATGGCCGTGAAACCGCGCTGGTTGGACGTTCCCTATGGCGCATGGAACAGGCCGCGCGCGATACCGGTTATATTCCAAATGAAGTGCGTTTCCTGAATGAAGAAGAAGCGGGCTATGTACCGCGTGATAAGGTTGTTTACATCTGTACCGGAAGCCAAGGTGAATTCCGCGCCGCGCTGACCAAGCTTGCGACCGATAGCCATCAGGAACTAACGCTGGAGGAGGGCGATGTGGTCATGTATTCCTCACGCGAAATTCCTGGTAATGAAAAAGCAATTGCCAAGGTGCAAAACGCATTGGCGCGCCAAGGCATACAGGTGGTCACAGATAAAGATTACCCCATCCATGTGTCGGGTCATCCGTGTCAGGATGAATTGACGCAAATGTACCAATGGGTACGCCCGCACATCGCATTGCCGGTGCATGGCGAAATGCGCCACCAGATGGAAAATGCGCGTATTGCCAAATTATGCCAGGTGCCGCATACGCTCATTCCTGCTAACGGCCAGATTATCCGGCTATCCGCAGCGGATGCGCCAGAAAAAGTGGGGGAGGTGCAATCGGGCCGCTGGGTGCTCGATGGTATCAAGGTTCGTCCACTATCCGACAGCGCGTTCAAAGATCGCACCAAGATGATGTGGAATGGCATGGCCGTTGTCACGCTGGTGGTCGATGAAAAAGGAAAATTGCTGGTTGATCCGCAGATTACCATTAAAGGATTTGGCGTGGATGATAGTGCGCGTAGCGAACAGGATAAAAATATTGCGCGAGCCAGCGTGATCGAAGCGTTCGAAACCATGCCCAAATCACAACGCATCGATGATGTTGCAGTTCAACATGCGGTTAAGCATGCCGTACGCCGCGCTATGAATGAACGCTATGGCAAAAAGCCGGTTACCGAAGTGCATGTGATGCGGGTGTAG
- the nuoN gene encoding NADH-quinone oxidoreductase subunit NuoN, with product MELTDLYPVAAEIFLACVGMLLLLWGAMAGDKSTGAITVATGIAFIIAIFTSLHHEAAKVIVMGGHVGSNAYVLFVKVLLLLSALASLVLSQHFLKSSKLSRPEYPVLVLFATLGMMLMVSAESLLGLYMGLELQSLTLYVLAAFRRDNAKSSESGLKYFVLGALASGLLLYGISLIYGGSGTILFGQLREVITADKPPVELVLGFVFILAAMAFKISAVPFHMWTPDVYEGAPTPVTAFFAAAPKLAGIALLIKLLYVPFHGLLAQSTPIILVLSVASMALGAFAAIAQSNIKRMMAYSSIGHVGFALVGLVAGGLEGVQATLLYLLIYLPMTLGAFGIILSLRRDDVYLEQISDLAGLSKTRPALAAIMTVFMFSMMGIPPLAGFFSKFYVFLAAVQSGYVWLAVLGVCLSVVGAYYYLRIIKIMYFDKQMETFQRVPGWGVATLLGVTVLFILALAVRPEWALTLTHDAAQALIN from the coding sequence ATGGAATTGACCGATTTATATCCTGTTGCCGCTGAAATCTTTCTGGCCTGCGTTGGAATGCTATTGCTGTTATGGGGCGCGATGGCGGGGGATAAGTCAACTGGCGCGATAACCGTCGCAACAGGTATTGCATTCATCATCGCCATATTCACTTCGTTGCATCACGAAGCTGCCAAAGTAATCGTAATGGGCGGGCATGTGGGGTCGAATGCTTATGTGCTGTTTGTTAAAGTGCTGCTGTTACTTTCTGCGCTTGCATCGCTGGTTCTTAGCCAGCATTTCCTGAAATCATCGAAGCTCAGCCGTCCAGAATATCCGGTGCTGGTTCTGTTTGCCACGCTTGGCATGATGCTGATGGTTTCTGCCGAAAGCTTGCTTGGGCTTTACATGGGCCTCGAACTCCAAAGCTTGACACTCTATGTGCTCGCAGCATTCCGCCGTGATAATGCCAAATCATCTGAAAGTGGTTTGAAGTATTTCGTGCTGGGCGCACTGGCTTCCGGTTTGCTGCTCTATGGTATTTCACTGATTTATGGTGGTTCGGGTACAATTTTATTTGGCCAGTTGCGCGAAGTGATAACCGCAGACAAGCCGCCCGTTGAACTCGTGCTGGGTTTTGTATTTATTCTGGCGGCCATGGCGTTCAAAATCTCTGCTGTGCCATTCCATATGTGGACACCCGATGTGTATGAAGGCGCCCCGACACCGGTGACCGCTTTCTTTGCGGCAGCACCAAAACTTGCAGGCATCGCGCTGCTCATCAAACTGCTTTACGTGCCGTTCCACGGCCTGCTAGCCCAGAGCACGCCTATCATTCTGGTGCTCTCGGTTGCATCGATGGCGCTTGGCGCATTTGCCGCTATTGCCCAAAGCAATATCAAACGCATGATGGCGTATTCTTCGATCGGCCATGTGGGGTTTGCATTGGTTGGCCTTGTGGCTGGCGGTTTGGAAGGCGTGCAGGCAACACTGCTTTATTTGCTCATCTATTTGCCGATGACACTTGGCGCATTTGGCATCATCCTCTCCCTGCGCCGTGATGACGTGTATCTGGAGCAAATCAGTGATTTGGCGGGGTTGTCCAAAACGCGTCCTGCGCTGGCGGCCATCATGACCGTTTTCATGTTCTCCATGATGGGTATCCCACCGCTTGCTGGCTTCTTTAGTAAATTCTATGTATTCCTTGCCGCTGTGCAGTCGGGGTATGTCTGGCTTGCGGTATTGGGCGTGTGCCTAAGTGTGGTTGGCGCCTATTATTATCTCCGCATCATCAAAATCATGTATTTTGATAAGCAGATGGAAACTTTCCAGCGCGTTCCTGGTTGGGGTGTTGCAACCTTGCTTGGCGTAACGGTGCTGTTTATACTGGCGCTGGCTGTAAGGCCTGAATGGGCACTTACCCTTACGCATGATGCGGCACAGGCCCTGATAAACTAA
- a CDS encoding proline--tRNA ligase produces the protein MRLSQYFLPTLKENPTEAQIVSHRLMLRAGLVRQTSAGIYAWLPMGYRVLRKIEQIVREGQDEAGAQEVLMPTIQPAELWQQSGRYEAYGKEMLRIKDRHEREMLYGPTNEEMITDIFRASVKTYRDVPKNLYHMQWKFRDEVRPRFGVMRGREFLMKDAYSFDLDKAGARIAYQKMFLSYLRIFARMGLQAIPMQADTGPIGGDMSHEFIILAETGESGVFCHPDWVKTDPLKEAVGYNDDLNPFFDKYTKLYAATDEKHKPGAAGLPDSELLQARGIEVGHIFYFGTKYSEPMGAKVTGPNGDLITLEMGSYGIGVSRLVGAIIEACHDDAGIIWPEAVAPYKVGLLNLKANDAAATKICDDIYAKLQQAGVEVLYDDRDERAGTKFADCDLIGLPWQIIGGRGLDKGLVELKNRKSGERAEVTIEDALKKVCGQKDNK, from the coding sequence ATGCGTTTATCCCAGTATTTCCTGCCTACGCTTAAAGAAAACCCGACCGAAGCGCAGATTGTCTCGCACCGTTTGATGCTGCGCGCAGGACTTGTGCGCCAAACCAGTGCAGGCATTTATGCATGGCTTCCCATGGGCTACCGCGTTTTGCGTAAGATCGAACAGATTGTGCGCGAAGGCCAAGACGAAGCAGGCGCGCAAGAAGTATTGATGCCCACCATTCAACCCGCAGAACTCTGGCAGCAATCAGGTCGCTATGAAGCTTATGGCAAGGAAATGCTACGCATCAAAGACCGCCATGAACGCGAAATGCTGTATGGGCCAACCAACGAAGAAATGATTACCGATATTTTCCGCGCATCGGTTAAAACCTACCGCGATGTGCCGAAGAATTTGTACCACATGCAATGGAAGTTCCGCGATGAAGTGCGCCCGCGTTTTGGCGTGATGCGTGGCCGCGAATTCCTGATGAAAGATGCCTATTCATTTGATCTGGATAAGGCAGGCGCGCGTATTGCGTATCAAAAAATGTTCCTATCATACTTACGTATCTTTGCGCGCATGGGCTTGCAGGCCATTCCAATGCAGGCCGATACGGGCCCGATTGGCGGCGATATGAGCCATGAGTTTATTATTCTCGCTGAAACCGGCGAAAGCGGCGTCTTCTGCCATCCTGATTGGGTAAAGACCGACCCGCTCAAAGAAGCCGTAGGATATAATGATGACTTAAATCCATTCTTTGATAAATACACCAAGCTTTACGCCGCAACCGATGAAAAGCACAAACCTGGCGCAGCTGGCTTGCCAGACAGCGAATTATTGCAAGCACGCGGGATTGAAGTTGGGCACATCTTCTACTTCGGAACCAAATATTCCGAACCCATGGGCGCAAAGGTAACGGGGCCGAATGGCGACCTCATCACCTTGGAAATGGGTTCTTATGGTATTGGCGTATCACGCCTTGTGGGCGCGATTATCGAGGCATGCCACGATGATGCCGGTATCATCTGGCCCGAAGCGGTTGCACCGTACAAGGTTGGCCTTTTGAATTTGAAGGCGAATGACGCGGCGGCGACCAAGATTTGCGATGATATTTACGCCAAACTGCAGCAAGCAGGCGTAGAAGTGCTGTATGATGACCGCGACGAACGCGCAGGCACAAAATTCGCGGATTGCGATTTGATTGGTCTGCCATGGCAAATCATCGGTGGGCGCGGTTTAGATAAAGGTCTTGTGGAGCTTAAGAACCGTAAATCAGGTGAACGTGCCGAAGTAACCATTGAAGACGCGCTCAAGAAAGTGTGCGGCCAGAAAGACAATAAGTAA
- a CDS encoding DNA-3-methyladenine glycosylase I — translation MSGYCIKAPYHEVHAHYHNEQYGFPLTAEHELFERLCLEIFQAGLSWEIVLKKRPQMVKAFDKFNVNKVAAYKAADIKRLLADEGIIRNRLKVEAIIENAKRLIALRDIYKDPPLKGFSAFLSYHHPLTKPEWVKLFKKHFKFTGGEITGEFLMSIGYLPGSHAENCPVYKRLKKDYDVPWLNAQKKGFKYK, via the coding sequence ATGAGCGGCTATTGCATCAAAGCGCCATACCACGAAGTTCATGCGCATTACCATAACGAGCAATACGGCTTCCCCTTAACCGCTGAGCATGAATTATTCGAACGTCTTTGTCTTGAAATTTTTCAGGCCGGGTTGTCGTGGGAAATCGTTCTTAAAAAGCGCCCACAGATGGTAAAGGCGTTTGACAAGTTCAATGTAAATAAGGTTGCAGCATATAAAGCGGCGGATATAAAGCGCCTGCTGGCGGATGAAGGCATTATCCGTAACCGTTTAAAAGTGGAAGCTATTATTGAAAACGCTAAACGTCTGATTGCCCTGCGCGATATATACAAAGATCCGCCGCTAAAGGGTTTTTCCGCGTTTTTAAGCTATCATCACCCACTGACCAAACCAGAATGGGTCAAGCTGTTTAAGAAGCATTTCAAATTTACGGGCGGTGAAATTACTGGCGAATTTTTAATGAGCATCGGGTATTTACCCGGTTCCCACGCAGAAAACTGCCCCGTTTATAAACGTCTTAAAAAAGATTATGATGTGCCATGGCTAAACGCGCAAAAGAAAGGCTTTAAATACAAATGA